GCCTCTTCATCAACCCCGTCCTCGGGAGGAAGAAGAAGGGTGACTACCGCGATGAGGTCATAATCAAGGCCTACGAAACGCTCTTCGAGCACTACTATCCCAAAGATGCTGCAACCCTCGCCACAGTCCGCTACGAGATGCGCTATGCCGGCCCGAGGGAGGCAATTCACCACGCGATAATGAGGAAGAACTTTGGTGCGACGCACTTCATAGTCGGAAGGGATCACGCTGGAGTCGGCGACTACTACGGGCCCTACGAGGCCTGGGACCTCTTCGGCGAGTTCCCGGACCTGGGAATAACCCCGATGTTCATCCGCGAGTCCTTCTACTGCAGGAAGTGCGGCGGCATGGTCAACGCGAAGATATGTCCCCACGACAAGGAGTTCCACGTCCACATAAGCGGGACGAAGCTCAGGAAGATGATAATGACTGGCGAAAAGCCGCCGGAGTATATGATGAGGCCGGAGGTCTTCGAGGTCGTGAGGAGCTTCGAGAACCCGTTCGTGGAGTGATCCCCATTATTTTTTGCGGGGTGAGTTAGGTGCATCTAATCGTCCACCACTGGGACACCGACGGCGTGACGTCTTCGGCACTGCTGGTCAGGGGACTCTCTCTTGAGGAGTTTACCAACATCACCGCACCGATAGGCGAGTTCCGCTTCGATGAGAGGATCTGGGAGGCCATTGGAAAAGCCGAGAGGCTCTACGTCCTAGACTTCAACGCTCCAGACGAGGTTGAGAGGGTAAGGATACCAACGCTCTTCATCGACCACCACACCCAGCCGAGAATCGGGAATCCGCTCGTCGAGCAGATAAACCCGTCGCTCGGTGGGGAGTACTACCCCTCATGCTCACTCGTCGTATCGGAGCACTTCGGGATATGGAACGCATGGAGCGCCCTCGGTGTCGTGGGGGATATAGGGGAGAAGGCCTTCGGGCTGGAGAGGGTCAGAAAGCTCCTTGATAGGGAGAGAATCTCGCGGGAGGAAGCGCTGAGGCTCGTCGAGCTCATAGACTCCAACTACATCGCCATGGAGAGGGAGGCCGTGGAGGAAGCCCTTAGAGTTCTTTTAAGCCACGAGGTGAAAG
This window of the Thermococcus thermotolerans genome carries:
- a CDS encoding DHH family phosphoesterase, with the protein product MHLIVHHWDTDGVTSSALLVRGLSLEEFTNITAPIGEFRFDERIWEAIGKAERLYVLDFNAPDEVERVRIPTLFIDHHTQPRIGNPLVEQINPSLGGEYYPSCSLVVSEHFGIWNAWSALGVVGDIGEKAFGLERVRKLLDRERISREEALRLVELIDSNYIAMEREAVEEALRVLLSHEVKELLEYEPWVKKAEVIREAIEGAVSGVEERNGFAIAHFESPFNIISKVARKLVWELGYRGAVVINGNFHGKAQLYFRISGEEAERIKVTEVIERLKALGANAGGKREVLGCVCERDKIEDAVAIIEEYLR